CAAGAGAGAAAAATAACGAGTGATTGATTGGGTTTATTAATTGGTTTTTTTAGGGTCGATATGGGAAAGGCTCCGCACCTGGTTTCTTTAAAAAGCCTTCTTCAAAGCCAAAAGTACACTTAAAACTTCAGCAGTTAACTAAAAAATAGACCACCACATAAAGATGGAGACGTTCGACGTTTCTTTAATTGTGGCCCACTTTAGGGTCAGTTTTGTAGACCTCCAGCTTTAGTGAAACACTTGAGCTGTGGCTTCTATGGTGGACCAACACTGTGTGGCTCTAGTTTTTCTcgtttgaaaaatgtttgataAAATAACTCCTTCTGGTCCTTAAAAAGCATCAAATGTATATAATGCCCTATTTATTCTTTATCTTTGTTCTTTTTTCCTTTAatttatcagccatggtatagagtttttctctcacaacaaatcaacgaacAACACTTTTCACCCTagcttttcagcgaaacgaacagggcatcGTTTCTCCTTATCCGAGTGAGGAACGACCGAACTCGTCTTCTCCTCCCCATGTGTGACACGCCTTTCTCCCTCTGCCTATCGCCTCCACACTTGGGCCGATGCTGCCTCCACATCCACATAGGCCATGTCAGTCCGTCTCCTCCCCACGCCGTCGCGGCCTCGCCCTGCCTTCTCTCCACGTAGCCACGTCCTCGCCCCACCTCCTCCTGACCCCACCATGCTTCCCCACGTTGCTGTGCCATCATCTGCCTCCGCACACCGGCCTCGCCTAGGCATGCCCTAGGGCAGATCCAACCACAGGCACACGCTGGGCCCACGGGAGTGAGAAGGAGCCGACCAAAGTTACTGTTTTCAAATCCTTCTCTCTCTCCGGAGGTCTAGAGAGTGTGttttttggagctttgctcgtGGAGCTGCTCGACAGGAGACTTGGTATGTGGAGCTGCAGAGTTGTTcgtggagctctaccaaacactGCCTCAAACCTACTCCACAAGTGAGCACATGAGCCGTCTAAAGGATGGGTTTTTAGAGCAGAAGACCACAACAAACTCCATAGCACACCGGTACGCCACCAAAATTTCTCACCGGACATGCACACCAGAGTCCACCCCTCAACCTCTGTGCCTCCATCCGAGCAGGCCAAGCGGAAAAGTACATTCCGTGTAGTCTGATTTTTCTCTTCAAATTCAAAATAAGAACATTTTACTCCATTGAACATTCAAAACAATTCAAATTATATCTCTGCCCTGATTTGGAGGGGTTTGAGGGTGGATTTATCCTTCTTTTAGTTAAAAATTTGACAAATAAATAAGGTTTTTAAACCACAGAAAATATCTTTGACTTTTAAAAATTCTAAAACAATTTGGTAAATACTTGATAAAGTTTTTAAACCACAGAAAATATCTCAGCTTTTAAAAGTTCTGAAAAAAGTCTGAAGATAGATTGGGTAACATCAAATCCAAATGaaatatttggagctcataaaaatatctCTATATGCTTaaacaaagatttttttaaaaaaaaatggaaaATTCTGAAAAAATCTAGAAATTTCCCAAAACATTCTAATCTATAAAAATATTCATAGTGTTCGGCCATTGACTCGATCTCCCAGTTAGCCCGATAGGCCGGTTCGGGCTTTGTCAGCAAGTTAGGATGAATTCTGTCTTGCGTTTATGCAGCATTACAGTCGTGAGTGCAATAATGAGATGAAATTAGATTAGTTCCTAGAGTTGAGGCATGGGTCTTATCTATAATACTGGAGTACCTTGAAAGGTTCAACTATTTAGCCCAATACACCAAAAATACATATATGAACAGATAATATATGGAGCACTTTATGAATTTGTGCAACAATGACTTAATTCAAATATTTGTTGTTGCAAAACAATCTTAAATGCTAAAATGGAGTGCACCATTACAAAGAGCTCGTCATGATTATCAAAAGATATATTATTTGTCTTATTTGCAGCTTATATGGAAAAAACGGGCTGGATCACCACCTCCTAATGAACCAGCCGGTTCATTCGTTCTTTACTAGTCTAATTGCATGGATGGTGTTCAAAGTGGACCAGGACGCTATAGTCTCTAGTTCAGTCTTTTGCATGTCGTACCGCTGGttcgttcgcttggctgataagccatggctgaaagtactgttggctgatttcttgtgggagaaaaataatgttcgctcgctgaaaaagtacggattataagacaaacgaacagggATTCTGCTCGCTGAGCAAGGCAAAAAAATAAAGCTAAATGCACTATGTAAAAAAGCCACATATCCACCGTCTCACCATAGACGCGTGTTCGTTTTTGTCACAATCGCGTATTAGTAACACACGTCTGTAGTATGTGCTTATTACAGACGTGTTTTTTGTGTGTCTGTAATAAGCCTTATTACAGACGCGTTATGGCGGTCTGTGATGTACCTAAATGTACGTCTGTGATGTGTTTTTTTTACATAGTGATGTTTGGCTATAAGTTAAGGCAGCTCCATCTCCCGCGTTAGTTCGTGCAACCACGCACTAGGAAACGGGAAGCCCAACTCCACCTTGTACTCCTCCGGTGCACGCTGCCGGCCGCATATCCATTAAAGGCAGCTCCATCTCCATTTCGGTCGTAGGCCATGCGCGCGCAGCACAGAGAGCTGATCGACGGTGATGACGAGTGGCGCTGCAGGGGACGATGCAGCCGCAGCCTGGTTTTGCTCGTTGGCAGCCTGACCCTGACGACGCAGCTGCTCCTCGCGTGCTTCGTCCTCGACCGAGAGAGCAACTCGTCAACGGCCTGGCTGCAGATCGATGTCGCCAAGCTGACAGCCATGATCAATGGAACAGCAGGTACGGTCTCGTGCATGTCCATGTCATTGTCATTCCCGTGTTGTGTATGCTAGCACTCTATAGCATATCCACAAAAATAAGCTCAGTCGTCACCTCCCTCCAGCACTGACTACGAACACTCCTCATGGCCGCGACGAGCTCCTCGGAGGGCTTCTCCCGGCAGGCATGGACCGGCGGTCGTGCCGGAGTCGGTACGAGTCGTGGCGGTACTACAAGCACTTCCCGTACGCGGCGTCGCCGCACCTCCAGCGCAAGCTACGCGCCTACGAGGCTCGGCACCGGCAGTGCGCCCCCGGCACGCCGCTCTACGTCAAGTCCGTCGAGCAGCTCCGGTCCGGCCGCAGCGCCGAGGGCATGGAGTGCAACTACGTCGTGTGGCTCCCATTCGACGGCCTCGGCAACCGCATGCTGTCCATGGTGAGCGGCTTCCTGTACGCGCTGCTGACGGACCGCATCCTCCTCGCTGTCTTGCCCCCGGACTCGGCCGACCTCTTCTGCGAGCCGTTCCCGGACACAACGTGGCAGCTCCCGGTGGTGGACTTCCCCGTCGCAAACTTGGTCCCGCCTCGTGGACAGGACATCGAGGAGTACATGCGGTTCCCCGTCACCAACCTGCTCGGCGTCGGGCAGGACATTGAGAAGTCGTACACGAGGCTCCTCGACGCCAAGGTGATCGGCCCTGCTGCGAACGCGACGGCGGGCGTGCCGCCGTACGTGTACCTGAGCTTAGGGTGGCAGCTCAAGGACCTGCTCTTCTTCTGCGGGGAGCACCAGCTGGTGCTCGCCAAGGTCAACTGGCTGCTGCTGTACAGCGACCTCTACTTCGCGCCGTCTCTGTACACGGTGGCCGAGTTCCAGGACGAGCTCAGGCGGCTGTTCCCGGCCAAGGAGAGCGTGCACCACATCCTGTCCCGGTACCTCCTCCACCCGACCAACCCCGTGTGGAGCATGGTCACTAGGTACTACCACTTGTACCTGGCTTCGGCGTCGTGGAGGATTGGCGTGCAGATCAGGATGTTCAGCTTCACCTCCATCTCGGCCGACGACATGCACAACCAGATCCTCGCGTGCTCCAGGCAGGAGCACATACTTCCGGAAACCGACGCTGACAATGACGAGGCTGTGGCGACCGGTGGCCATGGTTATGGCAGTGGCTCCAACAACTCTACGGCCATCTTCATCGCGTCGCTGTACGGAGACTACTATAAGAGGCTGAGGTCGAGGTACTCCGACCAGCACGCAGCGAAGGGCACCGGCGCGAGGGTGGGCGTGTTCCAGCGGACACACGAGGAGCGGCAAGCGACCCAGAACTTGGCGCACAACCAGAGGGCCCTCGCAGAGATCTACCTGCTCAGCTTCTCCGAGGCGCTACTCACGTCCGGGCTTTCCACATTCGGGTACGTGAGCAGCAGTCTCGCCGGCGTTCGGCCGGTGATCCTGCTCACCGCGTTCGACCACAAGGTCCCTGAGATACCATGCCGGCGTGCTGTGTCCATGGAGCCATGCAATCTCAAGCCGCCACAGGGCATGGAGTGCCGAGGCAAGCCCATGGACATAGAGGGCCTAGCACGCCACATCGGGGTCTGCGAGGATTTCAAGGATGGGGTCAAGTTTTTTGATTAGATATCGTGGCGTGATGGTGTTAATTTTAGGTTTCGTTTGGTACAGCTCTGCTTCACTATGATGGAGTTTTTTTTTTAGCATTGGCTCTACAACTTTGCATAGTTGATCTGGGAGAAGGAGCTGACGAATGCTACTCTTTTCAACTCCACCTGCTGTCCTTGGCGCCTTTGAACTGTATGGTATGGGCTTGGGTGACTGGTGGCCACGGGGGACAAATGCGGCAAAATTTGAAGTGTATGATATGGCTTGGGTGATTATAAGTACGTATATGGGCGTTTGGTGCCACACAAAGTCACAAATAGTATCAGCTAGATATCCAAAAAAGAAACATGCACACCAAACTGATTAAGAGACAACAACAT
Above is a genomic segment from Miscanthus floridulus cultivar M001 chromosome 3, ASM1932011v1, whole genome shotgun sequence containing:
- the LOC136543031 gene encoding uncharacterized protein, giving the protein MTKKAGPSQPYPIPADQPRDCGPQSPPPRSAAPARLPRLAALPPSPGDHAASAPAAQRPREPRPHPAALAPAAGRRSSPDPAAPPQRPRRRSAGAPAWPRRPSLAGRDGHAAPPRRPSPMRAAACGLAAELLPPPASSRGDAGENASDGRRQRARSSSSGSGSRRGQPPLVRPRDVPEERRTTDSSEDEQVLATDEVRATDSEGEAQEGGEAGSSSTASAAASPYLRGPSKLPGPPLPPLRPVIRPQGDRHWEVVSPGDSCNPNHILGLLCRHYYPSIVTHKGTVGPAKSWDHYKSAPDADYEDKQERVRREFWTFFRCEEGQEERAEKNLVKSARKRISDMHYEERLTCIIKYYAARLGQKVSKTQSASHGVQPLSTFMAYGLARKGKATSVVTFSPDDPPESYSNPSAHTRISSYASDARSVQGPDWDPSTDDIDGTPVMRIGQGKKHGRYCLGDGTLESGSAMRAQHRELIDGDDEWRCRGRCSRSLVLLVGSLTLTTQLLLACFVLDRESNSSTAWLQIDVAKLTAMINGTAALTTNTPHGRDELLGGLLPAGMDRRSCRSRYESWRYYKHFPYAASPHLQRKLRAYEARHRQCAPGTPLYVKSVEQLRSGRSAEGMECNYVVWLPFDGLGNRMLSMVSGFLYALLTDRILLAVLPPDSADLFCEPFPDTTWQLPVVDFPVANLVPPRGQDIEEYMRFPVTNLLGVGQDIEKSYTRLLDAKVIGPAANATAGVPPYVYLSLGWQLKDLLFFCGEHQLVLAKVNWLLLYSDLYFAPSLYTVAEFQDELRRLFPAKESVHHILSRYLLHPTNPVWSMVTRYYHLYLASASWRIGVQIRMFSFTSISADDMHNQILACSRQEHILPETDADNDEAVATGGHGYGSGSNNSTAIFIASLYGDYYKRLRSRYSDQHAAKGTGARVGVFQRTHEERQATQNLAHNQRALAEIYLLSFSEALLTSGLSTFGYVSSSLAGVRPVILLTAFDHKVPEIPCRRAVSMEPCNLKPPQGMECRGKPMDIEGLARHIGVCEDFKDGVKFFD